The segment ccctgttgtcaggacccctgtcagtccttctagtgttgagtaatagaagcttgaacacaaggaaagtgaaaatttctatttccgcctagattttgttttgaaaacagaggcctgaataggcctagaggtggtaggtattatctggaagactaaattggaccacaggttgaagccttacccaattcaaatcaaaagtcaaacataataccacaatatattcatatttgacacatgtttttataagagtacatccaggaattttctaaaagggtcttttggagactccaaaatgaccctttgtaaccaaggtcaaggtcaaataaaaaggtattatttttcataattgttatctctggcccatctctggtacttagaaatatcatatataatagctaaatccctaattagtaatactgaaacacaaaaactgaagcatgaacacattggagtgctttatctgattccaaggattggcgcacaaagaacactgattctgtcaaccatattgcgcaatcgactgttattttgaaggctccacagacgcatacaaatgaggtattggcattttcagctagctgtcagctacaaggctaacgagctaatttcagagccagtcgaagccagttcgagaaatttgtttagaaccagtgtggggggggggggggggggcggggggcaggacgcacagacctagttggctttagagggctgtcaacggggcatggaagctcctattgggtcgaacaaggtgtcaatcaaaaggggagggttcaacggacattttgagaccttcattttgtaaatactccgttgataaatcggagaaaataacacttttatgtgaacaagttgtttcttccgtcggctaacttgcataatgaaacaaaggataatggctattcatgaacgtaaaacattgtatttggacgaattactttacatggttagatactttgaacccttgggacttacgcagatcaagttttgatggcatgatttgcacacctggacctatttgaacaacttagggtgagtacaacttttttctttggcattgttgaaggaatgttcaccggaaaaagacgttgactttgcttgctattgcgacttgatcttgaattggtttatttcaatggaagcacaagaatcgtagctttccaacgatgtataacatgtgtagcgtctaaaaaatatattttttagaatttagtgcgtcgtaactgaggaagggggaggcagcatttttgtctcgcgggcgaaacaggagcgtaaacaggttctGTTTGCTTACTTCAAAGGGCTGGTTGGGCTTTAGTGGCGTAGCTTTGTGCCTCGGTCTTATCTTTATTGTGTGATGCTCTTTTTAGTTTCTAATTACATACCGGATTGAGATTGCTGTCAGAAACGGATGGTCTTTACACTTCAAAAACTAGCCCCAAGAACTCCATTCATGCCTTGTTCCTTTGGACTTCAGCAAGGTTCACGTCCTTCCTATAAATCATGCATCTTCCTCGTTCCCCTCTttcgctccctcctcccctcccctccccagccccctcccctctgatGGCGGCGGTGCCATGGGCGGCGTCCATGCTGTTGCTcctggtgctgccctccccAGGCGGGGCCTCGCCGCCCCCTCAGCACCTGTGCGGCTCCCACCTGGTGGACGCCCTCTACCTGGTGTGTGGCTCCAGGGGCTTCTTCTACAGCACCCACCGCAGCGCCAGGAAGAGAGACCTCCAGCCCCTCGTAGGTGAGACGGCGCCGGGGAGCGGGCagcccgcccgcccccccctggTAACAGGATGGTTTTTGTCTATCCTCCACAGGCGAACTAACCCTTTACCTGTGACTATCACAGTAGGTCATTGCTACACAGGGAAATATCCCATTTCATCAGTAAGatctttaatgtgtgtgtgtgtgtgtgtgtggggggggggaaggggggtacaCGACACATGAATCCTTTAGGTGTGGATGAAACCCTACGACATGGCTCTGTGGGTCGTTAGTGTGCAGAGCCTCCCTCCAACTTCTCTTCAAGTACTTGGCttgatttctttctttttttttttctttaaggcCCTCAGTGAAGATCGTTTCATCTtgccatgtgtgtgcgtgcgacaaATCCGATTGGCAGAATCCCTGTGAAGCCCTgcgattgcccccccccccccccccccccgaaaaaaaatcattattgAAATAGAACGTTTTAGATTGAGTTTTCGGGGGGTTTCAAGTCTCCTCAAAAGATTCCATTGATGCCCTGAAGTTAACGTTGGAGGGAGAAGCCCTTCTAGAGTTCCCCCTGCGTCGTCTCTCTCATCTTCCCATTGAAGTGGAGACTTAAGGAAGGCTAAATGGATTGGGAAGATCAGATTACACACCTATTAACTCTCCATTAACTAGCGAACACTCCAAATGTCATGTGGCGGGATTGAAGCTTGTGCTTTGCATTCAAAACGTAAAAGCAGGCCATcacgactctctctccctctctctctcccgccaggGTTCCTGGCTAGGAGGAGCAGGCTGGAGTCCAGGCTGTGGAAGGGACCTTCGGAGAAGAGCCGCGACAAGCTCAAGGTGAAGCGAGGCATCGTGGAGCGGTGTTGCCACAAGCCCTGCAGCCTGTACGACCTGGAGGGCTACTGCGGCTGAAGGCGCACTCCTCCTCGCCGTCATCCCCCACAGGCCGCGCGA is part of the Osmerus eperlanus chromosome 13, fOsmEpe2.1, whole genome shotgun sequence genome and harbors:
- the LOC134032637 gene encoding insulin-like, whose protein sequence is MAAVPWAASMLLLLVLPSPGGASPPPQHLCGSHLVDALYLVCGSRGFFYSTHRSARKRDLQPLVGFLARRSRLESRLWKGPSEKSRDKLKVKRGIVERCCHKPCSLYDLEGYCG